The proteins below are encoded in one region of Peribacillus muralis:
- a CDS encoding dipicolinate synthase subunit B codes for MSLQGKRIGFGLTGSHCTYDEVFPEIEKLVNEGAEVIPIVTSTVQNTETRFGKGDDWVERIEKLTGNRVVDTIVKAEPLGPKLPLDCMVIAPLTGNSMSKMANALTDSPVLMAAKATMRNHRPVVVAISTNDALGLNGVNLMRLMAAKDIYFVPYGQDNPIGKPSSMVARMSMIRDTIISALEREQIQPVIVEKFKDSLD; via the coding sequence ATGAGTCTCCAAGGGAAACGGATTGGTTTCGGACTGACAGGATCACATTGCACCTATGATGAAGTGTTTCCTGAAATAGAAAAGCTTGTGAATGAAGGGGCAGAGGTCATTCCAATCGTAACATCGACCGTGCAAAACACGGAAACACGTTTTGGTAAGGGTGATGATTGGGTTGAAAGAATTGAAAAATTGACGGGGAATCGTGTCGTTGATACAATCGTCAAAGCGGAGCCATTAGGGCCTAAATTGCCCCTTGATTGTATGGTTATCGCTCCTTTGACAGGTAACTCAATGAGCAAAATGGCTAATGCCCTTACCGATTCGCCCGTACTTATGGCTGCAAAAGCGACGATGAGGAACCACCGTCCGGTTGTAGTCGCGATATCAACGAACGATGCACTGGGGTTAAATGGTGTCAATCTCATGAGGCTGATGGCAGCAAAAGATATTTATTTCGTTCCGTATGGTCAGGATAATCCTATAGGGAAGCCTAGCTCGATGGTTGCCAGGATGAGCATGATAAGGGATACGATCATATCGGCACTGGAAAGGGAACAAATTCAACCAGTCATCGTCGAAAAGTTCAAGGATAGTTTGGACTGA
- the asd gene encoding aspartate-semialdehyde dehydrogenase — protein MTETQGLHIAVVGATGAVGQQMISTLEQRNLPIKKIIFLSSARSAGTKLTFKGEEIEVQEAKPESFEGIDIALFSAGGSVSKELAPEAVKRGAIVVDNTSAFRMDENVPLVVPEVNEADLKQHNGIIANPNCSTIQMVVALEPIRETYGLSKIVVSTYQAVSGAGAAAINELKEQARDLLDDKEIEPKILPVKGDEKHYQIAFNVIPQIDKFQDNGYTFEEMKMINETKKIMHMNDLPVAATCVRLPVVTGHSESVYIEVEKEGVSAHQIKDLMKTAPGVVLEDEPKQQIYPTPASSVGKNDVFVGRIRKDLDEDRGFHLWVVSDNLLKGAAWNSVQIAESLLKLGLVTVK, from the coding sequence ATGACTGAGACACAGGGATTGCATATTGCAGTTGTGGGAGCAACTGGAGCAGTGGGACAACAAATGATTTCAACACTCGAACAACGGAATTTACCGATCAAGAAAATCATCTTTTTATCATCGGCTCGTTCCGCAGGAACCAAACTTACGTTTAAGGGCGAAGAAATAGAAGTGCAGGAAGCAAAACCTGAAAGCTTTGAAGGCATCGATATCGCTTTATTCAGTGCTGGAGGCAGCGTGTCTAAGGAATTGGCTCCAGAGGCAGTGAAACGCGGAGCGATAGTGGTGGATAATACGAGCGCATTTCGCATGGATGAAAATGTCCCTCTAGTCGTGCCTGAAGTGAATGAAGCTGACTTGAAACAGCATAATGGAATCATTGCTAATCCAAATTGTTCAACGATCCAAATGGTCGTGGCATTAGAACCTATCCGCGAGACATATGGTTTATCGAAAATAGTGGTTTCCACCTATCAGGCCGTTTCGGGTGCTGGAGCTGCTGCAATTAATGAATTAAAAGAACAAGCACGCGACTTGCTTGATGATAAAGAAATAGAACCGAAAATTCTACCGGTTAAGGGTGACGAAAAGCATTATCAAATCGCATTTAATGTCATTCCTCAAATCGATAAATTCCAAGATAATGGGTACACATTTGAAGAAATGAAGATGATCAATGAAACAAAGAAAATCATGCATATGAATGACCTTCCGGTAGCGGCGACGTGTGTAAGGCTCCCTGTTGTAACAGGTCATTCGGAATCCGTTTATATTGAAGTGGAAAAAGAAGGGGTGTCAGCTCATCAAATCAAGGACTTGATGAAGACGGCTCCTGGAGTAGTGCTGGAGGATGAACCGAAACAACAAATCTATCCAACGCCCGCTTCTTCCGTTGGCAAGAATGACGTTTTCGTAGGTCGAATTCGCAAGGATTTGGATGAAGATAGAGGGTTCCATTTATGGGTGGTTTCCGATAATCTATTAAAGGGAGCAGCTTGGAATTCCGTTCAGATTGCTGAAAGCCTTTTGAAATTAGGTTTAGTCACCGTCAAGTAA
- the dapG gene encoding aspartate kinase — MKIIVQKYGGTSVRDEESRSFAKGHIEKAIKEGFKVVVVVSAMGRKGDPYATDTLLSLVNGSKAILSKREQDLLMSVGETISSVVFTNMLLEHGMDAVAYTGAQAGFLTNTDYSSAKIMEMKCDRLMKELETKDVVVVAGFQGAAKNGDITTIGRGGSDTSAAALGAALQAERVDIFTDVEGIMTADPRIADLARPLSIVSYTEVCNMAYQGAKVIHPRAVEIAMQAKVPIRIRSTYSEGLGTLVTSVNKGSQGSDIRERLVTGIAHVPKITQIKVRAKKDQYNLQAEVFKAMANASISVDFINIYPSGVVYTVSEDMTELALSILAELGHEPVIERNCAKVSVVGAGINGVPGVAAKIVTALSEKEIAILQSADSHTTIWVLVKEEDLIEAVNSLHYAFQLHESEHQ; from the coding sequence ATGAAAATCATAGTTCAGAAATACGGTGGGACTTCCGTTCGTGATGAGGAAAGCCGTTCATTTGCCAAAGGGCATATTGAAAAGGCAATCAAAGAAGGCTTTAAAGTCGTGGTTGTGGTTTCGGCGATGGGGAGAAAGGGCGATCCCTATGCAACGGACACTTTACTTTCCTTAGTTAATGGCTCAAAGGCAATCCTTTCGAAACGTGAACAGGATCTTCTTATGTCGGTGGGGGAAACGATTTCTTCCGTCGTATTTACCAACATGCTTTTAGAACACGGGATGGATGCCGTCGCATATACTGGAGCGCAGGCGGGATTCTTGACGAATACCGACTATTCAAGTGCGAAAATCATGGAAATGAAATGCGACCGTCTCATGAAAGAACTTGAAACGAAGGATGTTGTCGTCGTGGCAGGATTCCAGGGGGCGGCAAAAAATGGGGACATCACGACTATCGGCCGTGGTGGAAGTGATACTTCAGCTGCAGCATTAGGGGCGGCTTTGCAGGCGGAACGGGTAGATATATTCACGGATGTGGAAGGTATCATGACGGCTGACCCGCGCATTGCAGATCTTGCCCGTCCATTGTCAATCGTGTCTTATACGGAAGTTTGCAACATGGCCTATCAAGGCGCGAAGGTCATTCATCCGCGCGCTGTTGAAATCGCCATGCAGGCCAAGGTGCCGATCAGGATCAGGTCCACATACAGTGAAGGGTTGGGCACACTTGTTACAAGTGTGAATAAAGGAAGCCAGGGCAGTGATATTCGTGAGAGGCTCGTCACAGGAATTGCCCATGTGCCGAAAATCACGCAAATCAAGGTGCGCGCGAAAAAGGATCAATATAACTTACAAGCCGAGGTTTTCAAGGCAATGGCCAATGCCTCCATTTCCGTCGACTTCATTAATATTTATCCGAGCGGTGTCGTATATACCGTTTCAGAAGACATGACGGAACTTGCTCTTTCAATTTTGGCCGAGCTTGGTCATGAACCGGTCATTGAACGGAATTGCGCCAAAGTTTCCGTCGTGGGAGCGGGCATCAATGGAGTGCCAGGTGTTGCTGCGAAAATCGTCACGGCTCTTTCGGAAAAGGAAATTGCCATTCTTCAGTCGGCTGACAGCCATACGACCATATGGGTATTGGTCAAAGAAGAAGATTTGATAGAAGCTGTTAATTCACTTCACTACGCATTTCAACTGCATGAAAGCGAACACCAATAG
- the dapA gene encoding 4-hydroxy-tetrahydrodipicolinate synthase, whose product MMIFGRVSTAMVTPFDSKGNIDLQKTTKLVNYLIANGTDSLVLSGTTGESPTLSSEEKIALLRHVSKVVERRVPVIMGTGSNNTYASIELTKKAEQNGADAIMLVAPYYSRTNQEGLYQHFKAIAESTTLPVMIYNIPGRASVNIEPETIIRLSYIPNILAVKEASGDLNAMTEIIAGTDDDFALYSGDDALTLPVLAIGGVGVVSVASHIAGNELQKIVAAFISGNLKEAARLHQELLPLIKGLFAAPSPAPIKTALQLNGIDVGSVRLPIVPLTEQERLALTSVLNNK is encoded by the coding sequence ATGATGATATTTGGTAGAGTATCAACCGCAATGGTCACCCCTTTCGATAGTAAGGGAAATATCGATTTGCAAAAAACGACCAAATTGGTCAATTACTTAATAGCAAATGGAACCGATTCGCTTGTACTTTCGGGAACGACCGGGGAATCCCCGACTTTATCTTCGGAAGAGAAAATCGCTCTATTGCGACATGTTTCCAAGGTTGTGGAAAGAAGAGTGCCCGTCATCATGGGTACAGGTAGCAACAATACGTATGCTTCCATTGAATTGACAAAAAAAGCAGAACAAAATGGTGCCGACGCGATCATGCTTGTGGCTCCTTATTATAGTAGAACGAATCAAGAAGGTCTTTACCAACATTTCAAGGCAATCGCGGAGAGTACCACCCTGCCTGTAATGATCTATAATATTCCGGGGCGAGCATCAGTCAATATTGAACCGGAAACGATCATCCGCCTTTCATACATTCCTAACATATTAGCCGTGAAAGAAGCGAGTGGGGATTTGAACGCAATGACTGAGATCATCGCTGGAACGGATGATGATTTTGCGTTGTACAGCGGGGACGATGCATTAACTCTCCCTGTACTTGCGATAGGCGGCGTAGGTGTCGTTTCCGTTGCATCCCATATTGCTGGTAATGAGCTGCAGAAAATAGTCGCAGCATTCATCAGCGGGAACTTGAAAGAGGCAGCCAGGCTTCATCAGGAACTGTTGCCGCTTATTAAAGGCTTGTTTGCCGCACCAAGTCCGGCACCTATCAAAACAGCACTTCAGTTAAATGGAATTGATGTAGGATCCGTCAGGCTGCCGATCGTGCCTTTGACAGAGCAGGAACGACTTGCCTTAACTTCTGTATTGAATAATAAATAG
- a CDS encoding ribonuclease J, producing the protein MNGIFKEDIRLGKDKHNGIKVISLGGQGELGKNMYVIEVNEDIYLLDAGLMLPEEEMLGIDAVIPDISYLMENKERVQGIFITHGHEDHMGALAYVLKYLPVPVYGTKLTLALIKTKLKEDGFNGRATFTEIDSDSLLSFPQAAVSFFRTNHSIPDSVGVVIHTRDGAIVYTGDFKFDQAATELYKPEIGKMASIGEEGVLCLLSDSTGAERPGYTPSEAVVARDIAEAFLAASGRIIVACFASNINRIQHVFNAAAASRRKVAVVGKSLQRVYETALNLGYLKVEEELIIPINEISQYDDREIVVLSTGHQGEPIAALQKMAKQTHKQVTIKKGDTVLISASPLQGGELILSKTVDLLYRVGAEVVSSNKYKVHVTGHGSQEELKMMINLMNPKFFIPVHGEYRHLYAHQKVGIAAGIKRENIVIAEKGDVIELKGNKIALSGKVTAGNILIDGSGVGDVGNIVLRDRRLLSQDGILIVVVSLNRQDKSIAAGPEIISRGFVYVRESEKMMAEATEIVSEIVKKNGSRQPFDWSTLKQEMRDALNQFFYEKTKRRPMILPIIMEY; encoded by the coding sequence ATGAACGGGATTTTTAAGGAGGATATTCGATTGGGTAAAGATAAACATAATGGCATTAAAGTCATTTCTCTTGGAGGACAAGGGGAGCTAGGTAAAAACATGTACGTTATTGAAGTGAACGAGGACATCTATCTGCTTGATGCAGGTTTGATGCTTCCAGAAGAAGAAATGCTGGGAATCGATGCAGTTATTCCAGATATTTCTTATTTGATGGAAAATAAGGAAAGGGTGCAAGGGATATTCATTACCCACGGTCATGAAGACCATATGGGGGCGCTTGCATATGTATTGAAATATTTACCTGTTCCCGTTTATGGAACGAAGCTTACCCTGGCACTAATTAAAACGAAATTAAAAGAAGATGGCTTTAACGGAAGGGCGACGTTTACCGAAATCGATTCCGACTCCCTGTTAAGCTTCCCGCAAGCAGCCGTTTCTTTTTTCCGTACTAACCATAGTATTCCCGACTCTGTCGGAGTGGTGATCCACACGCGTGATGGAGCCATCGTATATACAGGGGATTTTAAATTCGATCAAGCGGCAACCGAGCTGTATAAACCGGAAATCGGGAAAATGGCTAGCATTGGGGAAGAAGGGGTCCTATGCTTGCTATCGGATAGCACGGGTGCCGAGAGGCCTGGTTATACGCCTTCAGAAGCGGTCGTTGCCAGGGATATAGCAGAAGCTTTCCTTGCGGCTTCGGGCAGGATCATCGTTGCTTGCTTCGCTTCGAATATCAATCGGATTCAACATGTTTTCAATGCAGCAGCGGCAAGTCGCAGGAAAGTGGCCGTTGTAGGGAAAAGCCTTCAGCGTGTATATGAAACAGCTTTGAATCTTGGTTACTTAAAGGTTGAAGAAGAACTGATCATCCCAATAAATGAAATTAGCCAGTATGACGACCGGGAAATTGTCGTATTATCTACAGGCCATCAAGGCGAACCGATCGCGGCGCTTCAAAAAATGGCGAAACAAACTCATAAGCAAGTAACGATTAAAAAAGGTGATACCGTATTAATCAGTGCTTCACCGCTGCAGGGTGGAGAACTGATCTTATCCAAAACAGTGGATTTGCTCTATAGGGTAGGCGCTGAAGTGGTATCCTCCAATAAATATAAGGTGCACGTAACGGGGCATGGAAGCCAGGAAGAATTGAAAATGATGATCAACCTGATGAACCCTAAATTCTTTATTCCGGTGCATGGAGAATACCGCCATTTATATGCTCATCAAAAAGTCGGAATTGCGGCGGGTATAAAACGGGAAAATATCGTCATTGCCGAAAAAGGTGATGTCATCGAACTTAAGGGCAATAAAATAGCCCTATCAGGCAAGGTCACTGCAGGAAATATCCTGATAGATGGCAGCGGTGTCGGCGATGTCGGCAATATCGTTCTCCGTGATCGCCGCTTGTTATCCCAAGATGGCATTTTGATTGTGGTCGTAAGCTTGAACCGTCAAGACAAAAGTATTGCTGCGGGGCCTGAAATCATTTCTAGGGGATTCGTATATGTTCGTGAATCAGAAAAAATGATGGCGGAAGCAACTGAAATCGTAAGTGAAATCGTCAAGAAAAATGGATCGCGCCAACCATTCGATTGGTCTACGCTGAAACAGGAGATGCGTGATGCCTTAAACCAATTCTTCTACGAAAAAACGAAACGTCGACCAATGATTTTGCCGATCATCATGGAATATTAA
- a CDS encoding ClpP family protease: MVDNAPLPNENEGRQEGKNSTLIEKIQQLGATNVPQLSQDSKIHCLTIIGQIEGHMQLPPQNKTTKYEHVIPQIVAIEQNPNIEGLLVILNTVGGDVEAGLAIAEMLASLSKPSVSIVLGGGHSIGVPIAVSCDHSYIAETATMTIHPIRLTGLVIGVPQTFEYLDKMQERVIKFVTRHSNVTEESFRDLMFAKGNLTRDIGTNVIGAEAVEIGMIDDVGGVGQAMKKLYGFMEERRPRISGDEEGLLQ; encoded by the coding sequence ATCGTGGATAATGCACCATTACCAAATGAAAATGAAGGCCGGCAGGAAGGAAAGAATTCAACTTTGATTGAAAAGATCCAGCAGCTGGGGGCAACGAATGTCCCGCAACTATCACAGGACTCGAAAATCCATTGTTTGACGATCATCGGGCAAATTGAAGGACATATGCAGCTGCCGCCTCAAAATAAAACGACTAAATATGAGCATGTTATCCCACAAATCGTGGCGATTGAACAAAACCCGAATATTGAGGGACTGCTTGTCATTTTAAATACTGTAGGAGGGGATGTTGAAGCAGGGCTGGCGATTGCGGAGATGCTTGCTTCCCTGTCCAAGCCTTCCGTTTCGATTGTACTTGGAGGGGGGCATTCGATCGGTGTGCCGATTGCCGTTTCCTGTGATCATTCCTATATAGCTGAAACTGCGACGATGACGATTCACCCGATTCGTTTGACAGGCCTTGTCATAGGCGTTCCGCAAACCTTTGAATATTTGGATAAAATGCAGGAAAGAGTCATCAAGTTCGTTACAAGGCACTCCAACGTTACGGAGGAAAGTTTCAGGGACTTAATGTTTGCCAAGGGAAATCTGACCCGTGATATCGGAACGAATGTCATTGGTGCAGAGGCTGTAGAAATCGGCATGATTGACGATGTCGGGGGAGTGGGTCAGGCCATGAAGAAACTGTATGGCTTCATGGAAGAAAGAAGACCAAGGATATCCGGTGATGAGGAGGGGCTTCTTCAATGA
- a CDS encoding YlzJ-like family protein: MTLYTIVPEDIIFPHHHERTANLIEMIYNGVHVMVEHDGGRSFRIDRIMSTDPADFMNANIHPGAVINVFEQINGQ, encoded by the coding sequence ATGACACTGTATACGATCGTCCCTGAAGATATCATTTTCCCCCATCACCATGAAAGGACGGCGAATTTGATTGAAATGATCTATAATGGTGTGCATGTCATGGTTGAACACGATGGCGGACGTTCATTCCGCATCGATCGAATCATGAGTACCGATCCTGCGGATTTTATGAACGCTAACATTCATCCGGGAGCTGTCATTAATGTGTTTGAGCAGATCAATGGCCAGTGA
- a CDS encoding DNA translocase FtsK, translated as MMAKKKKRKNKNTDKLKLTLKYELSGLTLIGLAVIAIAKLGAVGNGIVLLIRFFMGEWYILLLLAAIAAGFYLMVKREVPFLLKRQFIGMYFLAASMLLLSHVTLFSMLADGGPFTKPSVISNTWELFWNEVTGKTSTRDLGGGMIGAILFAASYFLFDEAGSKIVSFLFIVTGIVLLTGKTLGETLGRFFIGLGGFIANQWSAFRDDMKTWNEEKKEKKKNPQKRKKSEKDPVAETDQPVHQEEETPQMATERIISSFADKAYSEAETEPSFVAEAAPQASEEQDDAVLPMNFTEVENKEYLLPPLSLLLQPKKTDQSGEYQLIHENAAKLERTFHSFGVKARVTQVHLGPAVTKYEVHPDVGVKVSKIVSLSDDLALALAAKDIRIEAPIPGKSAIGIEVPNSEVAMVSLREVLEAKEVDKPDAKLQIGLGRNISGEAVKAELNKMPHLLVAGATGSGKSVCINGIITSILMRAKPHEVKMMMIDPKMVELNVYNGIPHLLAPVVTNPKKAAQALQKVVSEMERRYELFSHSGTRNIEGYNDYINRYNIEEDAKQPLLPYIVVIVDELADLMMVASNDVEDAITRLAQMARAAGIHLIIATQRPSVDVITGVIKANIPSRIAFSVSSMTDSRTILDMGGAEKLLGRGDMLFLPAGASKPVRVQGAFLSDQEVEEVVTYVISQQKAQYNEEMIPDEITETSTGEVDDNLYDDAVALIMEMQTASVSMLQRRFRIGYTRAARLIDEMEARGIVGPYEGSKPRNVLVSKDEQDEAHLS; from the coding sequence ATGATGGCAAAGAAGAAAAAAAGAAAAAACAAAAACACGGATAAATTAAAACTAACGCTTAAATATGAATTGAGTGGCTTGACATTGATAGGGTTGGCCGTCATTGCCATCGCCAAGCTTGGAGCTGTGGGGAATGGGATCGTTCTTTTAATTCGCTTCTTTATGGGGGAATGGTACATCCTTTTGTTGTTGGCAGCGATTGCAGCAGGGTTTTACTTGATGGTCAAGAGGGAGGTCCCGTTCCTGTTAAAACGGCAGTTCATCGGAATGTACTTTCTTGCTGCGAGCATGCTTCTTCTCAGTCATGTTACGCTGTTTAGCATGTTGGCAGATGGAGGGCCGTTCACGAAGCCCAGCGTCATTTCGAATACATGGGAATTATTCTGGAATGAAGTGACCGGAAAGACGAGTACGAGGGATTTGGGAGGCGGCATGATCGGAGCGATATTATTTGCGGCTTCTTATTTTTTATTTGATGAAGCCGGCTCGAAAATCGTATCCTTCCTTTTTATCGTCACTGGCATTGTCCTATTGACAGGGAAAACCTTGGGTGAAACACTGGGAAGGTTTTTCATCGGTCTCGGTGGATTTATCGCCAATCAATGGTCGGCATTCAGAGATGACATGAAAACGTGGAATGAAGAGAAAAAGGAAAAGAAAAAAAATCCGCAAAAAAGAAAGAAAAGTGAAAAGGATCCCGTGGCCGAAACCGATCAGCCCGTTCATCAAGAAGAAGAAACACCCCAGATGGCAACGGAGCGGATCATCTCCAGCTTTGCCGATAAAGCTTATAGCGAAGCCGAAACTGAACCATCATTCGTAGCGGAAGCTGCACCCCAAGCCTCCGAGGAGCAGGATGATGCCGTTTTGCCAATGAATTTCACTGAAGTGGAAAATAAAGAATATTTGCTGCCGCCGCTTTCGCTGTTATTGCAGCCTAAAAAAACGGATCAAAGCGGAGAATACCAATTGATTCATGAAAATGCAGCAAAACTTGAACGCACCTTCCATAGCTTTGGGGTGAAAGCCAGGGTCACGCAAGTCCATTTGGGACCAGCAGTGACCAAATATGAGGTTCATCCCGATGTAGGGGTGAAGGTAAGCAAAATCGTCAGCCTATCCGATGACTTAGCCTTAGCACTAGCTGCGAAGGACATACGTATCGAGGCTCCGATACCCGGTAAATCAGCTATTGGGATCGAGGTACCTAATTCGGAAGTGGCGATGGTATCTTTAAGGGAAGTTTTGGAGGCGAAAGAAGTTGATAAGCCTGACGCAAAATTGCAAATAGGTTTGGGGCGGAATATTTCTGGAGAAGCGGTGAAGGCTGAGCTCAATAAAATGCCCCATTTACTAGTGGCTGGGGCGACAGGTAGCGGTAAATCAGTCTGTATCAACGGCATAATCACGAGTATCCTGATGCGGGCAAAGCCCCATGAAGTGAAAATGATGATGATCGATCCAAAAATGGTGGAGCTTAATGTCTATAATGGCATTCCCCATTTACTTGCGCCAGTTGTGACGAATCCAAAGAAAGCGGCACAGGCCTTACAAAAGGTCGTCAGCGAAATGGAACGCCGTTATGAGCTATTTTCACATTCAGGTACACGTAATATTGAAGGCTATAACGACTATATTAATCGGTATAATATTGAAGAAGATGCCAAGCAGCCACTTTTGCCTTATATCGTGGTCATAGTCGATGAGCTGGCTGATCTAATGATGGTCGCCTCAAACGATGTAGAGGATGCCATCACACGACTTGCACAAATGGCACGGGCTGCAGGCATCCATTTAATCATTGCCACTCAGCGCCCTTCCGTCGATGTCATAACAGGGGTCATAAAAGCGAACATTCCATCTAGGATTGCTTTTAGCGTCTCTTCGATGACGGATTCAAGAACGATCCTGGACATGGGAGGGGCCGAAAAGCTTTTAGGCAGGGGAGATATGCTATTCTTGCCTGCGGGAGCTTCAAAGCCTGTACGGGTGCAAGGTGCGTTTCTGTCCGATCAAGAAGTGGAGGAAGTCGTCACATATGTCATTTCACAGCAAAAAGCCCAGTATAATGAAGAAATGATCCCGGATGAAATTACAGAGACCTCAACCGGTGAAGTCGACGACAATTTATACGATGATGCCGTGGCATTGATCATGGAAATGCAGACCGCATCGGTCTCCATGCTGCAGCGCCGCTTTAGAATTGGCTACACGCGGGCAGCAAGGCTGATCGATGAAATGGAAGCAAGGGGAATCGTCGGTCCATATGAAGGCAGTAAACCACGGAATGTATTGGTATCCAAAGATGAACAGGATGAAGCGCATTTATCATAA
- a CDS encoding DUF6509 family protein: MMLNITEYSIEKLNDPFGILSGERYELFLDIEVPEEDELFSENGLYIRALFVVEEQVGKLIKYDIFEKGNEGALEFELEDDEEAMITDFCLKHLDEAMNN, translated from the coding sequence ATGATGTTAAATATAACGGAATACAGTATCGAAAAATTGAATGATCCATTCGGCATTTTATCCGGTGAGAGGTACGAATTGTTCTTGGATATCGAAGTGCCGGAAGAAGACGAACTCTTTTCAGAAAATGGTTTATATATCCGGGCGCTATTTGTAGTTGAAGAACAAGTAGGCAAACTGATTAAATATGATATTTTTGAAAAAGGGAATGAGGGCGCACTCGAATTCGAATTAGAGGACGATGAGGAAGCGATGATTACCGATTTCTGTCTTAAGCATTTGGACGAAGCAATGAATAATTAA
- a CDS encoding GntR family transcriptional regulator, translating to MSIKSDSRHLYLQVIDYLKQDIEAGVYQENEKFPSEFDLAKKLGVSRATLREALRILEEENIIIRRHGVGTFVNPKPRFTSGIEQLKSVTSMIEEAGMKPGTIFLSLTAQEPTEEDIRRFSCSPNERIMIIERVRTANGEPVIYCVDKIPESILSENFDRNDESLFDILERDANRKITYAVAEIEPIGYHEKVSPILKCSPEAALLVLKQMHLDDWDQPILYSVNYFKANMFSFHVLRKRV from the coding sequence ATGTCAATAAAATCAGATAGTCGACATCTATACTTGCAGGTCATTGATTACCTGAAGCAGGATATTGAAGCAGGAGTCTATCAGGAAAATGAAAAATTCCCTTCTGAATTCGATCTTGCCAAAAAACTGGGCGTTAGTAGGGCGACACTTCGAGAAGCGCTGCGAATTTTAGAAGAAGAAAACATCATCATTCGCCGTCATGGAGTTGGTACTTTTGTCAATCCAAAACCTCGTTTCACTTCAGGTATCGAGCAATTAAAAAGTGTCACTTCCATGATTGAAGAGGCAGGCATGAAACCTGGTACGATTTTTTTAAGCTTGACGGCCCAAGAACCGACGGAAGAGGATATACGCAGGTTTTCTTGCTCACCAAATGAGCGCATCATGATCATCGAACGTGTAAGGACAGCGAATGGAGAGCCAGTAATTTATTGTGTCGATAAAATCCCTGAATCAATACTATCAGAAAATTTCGACCGTAACGATGAGTCACTTTTCGATATATTGGAAAGGGATGCAAACCGTAAAATTACGTATGCCGTAGCAGAGATCGAGCCTATTGGATATCACGAGAAAGTTTCTCCTATCCTAAAATGCTCTCCAGAAGCAGCGCTACTCGTTTTAAAGCAGATGCATCTCGATGATTGGGACCAGCCTATCCTGTATTCCGTTAACTACTTTAAAGCCAATATGTTCAGTTTTCATGTTCTCCGTAAACGAGTGTAA